The following coding sequences are from one Streptomyces dengpaensis window:
- a CDS encoding inositol-3-phosphate synthase: MGSVRVAIVGVGNCAASLVQGVEYYKDADPASKVPGLMHVQFGDYHVGDVEFVAAFDVDAKKVGLDLSDAIGASENNTIKICDVPNKGITVQRGHTLDGLGKYYRQTIEESAEAPVDVVQVLKDKQVDVLVCYLPVGSEDAAKFYAQCAIDAKVAFVNALPVFIAGTKEWADKFTEAGVPIVGDDIKSQVGATITHRVMAKLFEDRGVRLERTMQLNVGGNMDFKNMLERDRLESKKISKTQAVTSQIPDRDLGEKNVHIGPSDYVAWLDDRKWAYVRLEGRAFGDVPLNLEYKLEVWDSPNSAGVIIDALRAAKIAKDRGIGGPILSASSYFMKSPPVQYFDDEAYDNVEKFIKGEVER, encoded by the coding sequence ATGGGTTCGGTTCGCGTAGCCATCGTCGGCGTGGGCAACTGCGCCGCCTCGCTGGTGCAGGGCGTCGAGTACTACAAGGACGCCGACCCGGCGTCCAAGGTCCCGGGCCTCATGCACGTCCAGTTCGGCGACTACCACGTGGGTGACGTCGAGTTCGTCGCCGCCTTCGACGTCGACGCGAAGAAGGTCGGCCTCGACCTCTCGGACGCCATCGGCGCCAGCGAGAACAACACCATCAAGATCTGCGACGTCCCGAACAAGGGCATCACGGTCCAGCGCGGCCACACCCTCGACGGTCTCGGCAAGTACTACCGCCAGACCATCGAGGAGTCCGCCGAGGCCCCGGTCGACGTCGTCCAGGTCCTCAAGGACAAGCAGGTCGACGTCCTCGTCTGCTACCTGCCCGTCGGTTCCGAGGACGCGGCGAAGTTCTACGCCCAGTGCGCCATCGACGCCAAGGTCGCCTTCGTCAACGCCCTCCCTGTCTTCATCGCCGGCACCAAGGAGTGGGCGGACAAGTTCACCGAGGCCGGTGTCCCGATCGTCGGCGACGACATCAAGTCGCAGGTCGGCGCGACCATCACGCACCGTGTGATGGCGAAGCTGTTCGAGGATCGCGGCGTCCGTCTTGAGCGCACCATGCAGCTCAACGTCGGCGGCAACATGGACTTCAAGAACATGCTGGAGCGCGACCGCCTCGAGTCCAAGAAGATCTCGAAGACGCAGGCCGTCACCTCCCAGATCCCCGACCGCGACCTGGGCGAGAAGAACGTCCACATCGGTCCCTCGGACTACGTGGCCTGGCTGGACGACCGCAAGTGGGCGTACGTCCGCCTCGAGGGCCGTGCCTTCGGCGACGTCCCGCTGAACCTGGAGTACAAGCTCGAGGTCTGGGACTCCCCGAACTCGGCGGGTGTCATCATCGACGCCCTGCGCGCCGCGAAGATCGCCAAGGACCGCGGCATCGGCGGCCCGATCCTCTCCGCGTCGAGCTACTTCATGAAGTCCCCGCCGGTCCAGTACTTCGACGACGAGGCCTACGACAACGTCGAGAAGTTCATCAAGGGCGAGGTCGAGCGCTAA
- a CDS encoding MFS transporter, with amino-acid sequence MAVVRDLRVLLRFQGFRRLLGVRLLSQGADGVYQVALATYVVFSPEKQTSAAAIASAMAVLLLPYSLVGPFAGVLLDRWRRRQVFLYGNLLRVALACVTAVLMLSNVPDWLFYASALCVTAVNRFVLAGLSAALPRVVDSKRLVMANSLSPTAGTLAATAGGGLAFVVRLVVSDSDAAVVLAGAALYLCAALASLRIAPELLGPDQELVQPRVTAALVGTARGLAAGVRHLAEPARRNAAWALMAMTLMRFCYGALTVMVLMLCRYAWAPESGADSGLALLGLAVGVSGAGFFAAAVITPWAAGQLGPGGWIVACAGAAAILEPALGLPFAPAPMLVAAFVLGLTTQGAKIATDTIVQSSVDDGFRGRIFSVYDVLFNVAFVGAAAVAALILPPDGRSASLVVIVAVLYTTIAVTMARFQLP; translated from the coding sequence ATGGCTGTCGTGCGTGACCTGCGCGTCCTGCTGCGCTTCCAGGGCTTCAGACGCCTGCTCGGCGTACGGCTGCTGTCCCAGGGTGCCGACGGGGTCTACCAGGTCGCGCTCGCCACCTACGTCGTCTTCTCGCCGGAGAAGCAGACCTCGGCGGCCGCGATCGCCTCCGCCATGGCGGTCCTGCTGCTCCCGTACTCCCTCGTCGGCCCCTTCGCCGGCGTCCTGCTGGACCGCTGGCGGCGCCGTCAGGTCTTCCTGTATGGCAACCTCCTGCGGGTGGCACTGGCCTGCGTGACAGCCGTGCTGATGCTGAGCAACGTGCCCGACTGGCTCTTCTACGCCTCCGCGCTGTGCGTCACCGCGGTCAACCGCTTCGTCCTGGCCGGGCTTTCGGCCGCGCTGCCCCGCGTCGTCGACTCAAAGCGGTTGGTGATGGCCAACTCCCTGTCGCCGACCGCCGGAACACTCGCCGCGACCGCGGGCGGTGGTCTCGCGTTCGTCGTACGGCTGGTCGTCTCGGACTCCGACGCGGCGGTCGTCCTCGCCGGGGCAGCCCTGTATCTGTGCGCGGCGCTCGCCTCCCTGCGCATTGCTCCGGAACTGCTCGGGCCCGATCAGGAATTGGTGCAGCCACGTGTGACGGCGGCGCTCGTCGGCACCGCACGCGGCCTCGCGGCGGGTGTGCGCCATCTCGCCGAGCCCGCGCGACGCAACGCAGCCTGGGCGCTCATGGCGATGACACTGATGCGCTTCTGCTACGGCGCCCTGACCGTCATGGTGCTGATGCTCTGCCGGTACGCCTGGGCGCCCGAATCCGGTGCGGACTCGGGACTCGCGCTGCTGGGGCTGGCCGTGGGGGTCTCCGGGGCGGGCTTCTTCGCCGCGGCCGTCATCACGCCCTGGGCGGCGGGGCAGCTGGGCCCCGGCGGTTGGATCGTCGCGTGCGCGGGTGCCGCCGCGATCCTGGAGCCCGCGCTCGGCCTTCCGTTCGCCCCCGCACCCATGCTGGTCGCTGCCTTCGTCCTGGGCCTGACCACACAGGGCGCGAAGATCGCCACGGACACGATCGTGCAGTCCTCGGTCGACGACGGCTTCCGCGGCCGGATCTTCTCTGTCTACGACGTCCTGTTCAACGTCGCCTTCGTCGGCGCGGCCGCAGTAGCCGCTCTGATACTGCCTCCTGACGGACGCTCGGCTTCCCTCGTCGTCATCGTGGCAGTGCTCTACACAACAATTGCTGTCACTATGGCCCGTTTTCAACTGCCCTAA
- a CDS encoding DUF6049 family protein — MAEAADFQGMSPSPARRWLRRSGALLAGVPLLAGLLQLPGHTSAYAADKTSVAKATGSSTVDVSVDSLSPSAPTDGDTLTVSGSVTNNGKQTVTDAHVGLRVGPSLNSRSAIDSAAKRTGFQAGLDPSEVGGKYVAKFSKLASGVSQRFSISVPVKELDLGSEGVYQLGVSLAGRTAAQPWEQILGIQRTFLPWQPGEVDTKTKTTYLWPLISTVHLTAETGSDEQQTPVFQNDDLAKEISPGGRLDQLLSLGSALDVTWVLDPDLLASVDAMRDSYRIQGENRTTTPGRNQAVAKAWLDRLEKTVQDKKVVALPFADPDLASLAHNGKNVTGSLSHLKDATDVASSTVDTILHVKPSTDFAWPADGAVDPSIVKVATSAGADKVIARSDSLRETDGLPYTPSAARPIGGGTTAVVADARLSTAFQGDMTKADSSTLAVQEFLAQSLMINLQDPDAQRSIVVAPQRMPSASQAQTMAQALGALQDGNWSEAQDLSTAAKAKPDPGATTKVPSGSSYPSSLRKQELPRAAFEQIQATQTRLDNFQVILTDKSRVVTPFGRAIDRGMSTSWRGAASQAETFRKGVKSYLDGLTGLVHLIDKSDAKLSGRSATIPVTVQNNLVQGVDNLVLRLTSNKPNRLKIGDGPYAEQPIRVAGEHSQSVKFTTSAEANGPVEVVAQLYTEDGQAYGPKVTFEVKVTEITATVMLVIGGGVLLLVLAGFRMYTQRKRAAARQAEEPANSPEAEAVNTDAAGTVNTEDTEGDADGPSGKSGAEPGADGPEHPSDPTPDTAPESTDPSGTGERVDR; from the coding sequence GTGGCCGAGGCGGCAGACTTCCAGGGGATGAGTCCCTCACCTGCCCGTCGGTGGCTCCGGCGCAGCGGCGCGCTGCTGGCCGGGGTGCCCCTGCTGGCCGGGCTGCTCCAGCTGCCCGGCCACACGTCCGCGTACGCCGCGGACAAGACCTCCGTGGCCAAGGCCACCGGGTCCAGCACGGTGGACGTCTCCGTCGACTCGCTCAGCCCCAGCGCCCCCACGGACGGCGACACGCTCACCGTCTCCGGCTCGGTCACCAACAACGGCAAGCAGACGGTCACGGACGCTCACGTGGGCCTGCGCGTGGGACCGTCCCTCAACAGCCGCTCCGCCATCGACAGCGCGGCCAAGCGCACTGGGTTCCAGGCGGGCCTCGACCCGTCGGAGGTCGGCGGCAAGTACGTCGCGAAGTTCTCCAAGCTCGCCTCGGGCGTCTCGCAGCGCTTCAGCATCTCGGTACCCGTCAAGGAGCTGGACCTCGGCTCCGAAGGGGTCTACCAGCTCGGTGTCTCCCTCGCGGGCCGGACCGCTGCCCAGCCGTGGGAACAGATCCTCGGCATCCAGCGGACGTTCCTGCCCTGGCAGCCCGGCGAGGTGGACACGAAGACGAAGACGACCTACCTCTGGCCGCTCATCTCCACGGTCCACCTCACGGCGGAAACCGGATCGGACGAACAGCAGACGCCCGTCTTCCAGAACGACGACCTCGCCAAGGAGATCTCCCCAGGCGGCCGTCTGGACCAGCTCCTGTCCTTGGGCAGCGCCCTCGACGTCACCTGGGTGCTCGACCCGGATCTGCTGGCCTCCGTCGACGCGATGCGGGACAGCTACCGGATCCAGGGCGAGAACCGCACCACCACGCCGGGAAGGAACCAGGCGGTCGCCAAGGCCTGGCTCGACAGGCTGGAGAAGACGGTCCAGGACAAGAAGGTCGTCGCCCTCCCCTTCGCCGACCCCGATCTCGCGTCGCTGGCCCACAACGGCAAGAACGTCACCGGCTCCCTGAGCCACCTCAAGGACGCCACCGATGTGGCGTCCAGCACGGTGGACACGATCCTTCACGTCAAGCCGAGCACTGACTTCGCCTGGCCGGCGGACGGTGCTGTCGACCCGTCCATCGTCAAGGTGGCCACCTCGGCCGGCGCCGACAAGGTGATCGCGCGCAGCGACAGCCTGCGGGAGACGGACGGACTGCCGTACACGCCGAGCGCGGCCCGCCCCATCGGCGGCGGAACAACGGCGGTCGTCGCGGACGCCCGGCTGTCGACCGCCTTCCAGGGCGACATGACGAAGGCCGACAGCTCCACGCTCGCCGTCCAGGAGTTTCTCGCCCAGAGCCTGATGATCAACCTGCAGGATCCGGACGCCCAGCGAAGCATCGTGGTCGCCCCGCAGCGCATGCCCTCCGCCAGCCAGGCCCAGACGATGGCGCAGGCACTCGGGGCCCTCCAGGACGGAAACTGGTCGGAGGCCCAGGACCTGTCCACGGCCGCCAAGGCCAAGCCGGACCCGGGCGCCACCACGAAGGTGCCCTCCGGCTCCTCGTACCCGTCCTCCCTGCGCAAGCAGGAGCTGCCCCGAGCGGCCTTCGAGCAGATCCAGGCCACGCAGACCAGGCTTGACAACTTCCAGGTGATCCTCACGGACAAGTCCCGGGTGGTCACCCCGTTCGGCCGGGCCATAGACCGCGGGATGTCCACCTCCTGGCGCGGCGCCGCCTCCCAGGCCGAGACCTTCCGCAAGGGCGTGAAGTCCTATCTCGACGGCCTCACCGGCCTGGTCCATCTGATCGACAAGTCCGACGCGAAGCTGTCCGGTCGCAGCGCCACGATCCCCGTGACCGTGCAGAACAACCTCGTGCAGGGCGTCGACAACTTGGTGCTGCGCCTCACCTCGAATAAGCCCAACCGTCTCAAGATCGGTGACGGTCCCTACGCCGAGCAGCCGATCAGGGTCGCGGGCGAGCACAGCCAGTCGGTGAAGTTCACCACCTCGGCGGAGGCCAACGGTCCGGTGGAGGTGGTCGCCCAGCTGTACACCGAGGACGGCCAGGCCTACGGGCCCAAGGTCACCTTCGAGGTGAAGGTTACTGAGATCACCGCCACGGTGATGCTGGTCATCGGCGGTGGCGTCCTCCTGCTCGTACTCGCGGGTTTCCGGATGTACACGCAGCGCAAGCGTGCCGCCGCCCGGCAGGCCGAGGAGCCGGCGAACAGCCCCGAGGCCGAGGCCGTGAACACGGACGCGGCCGGCACCGTAAACACTGAGGACACCGAAGGCGACGCCGACGGCCCCTCAGGAAAATCCGGCGCGGAGCCCGGGGCAGACGGGCCGGAGCACCCGAGTGACCCGACACCGGACACCGCACCGGAAAGCACCGACCCGTCCGGCACGGGTGAGAGAGTGGACCGTTGA
- a CDS encoding LppU/SCO3897 family protein, whose amino-acid sequence MTTPPPQGQNPFAQGQQPYGQPPQGQNPYGQQPGQPGFPQQGAPYDPVPPQRPKRGIKQYLRIAVIVFAVIAAGVGWIASRDDANTAKVGDCMSISNPESTTDPGLEVVDCSSSKAKYKVEEKKSDNSGCDRTKYSEYTETGKNDFTLCLSEYSAK is encoded by the coding sequence GTGACCACTCCGCCGCCCCAGGGCCAGAACCCGTTCGCTCAGGGCCAGCAGCCCTACGGCCAGCCGCCCCAGGGGCAGAACCCGTACGGCCAGCAGCCCGGCCAGCCCGGCTTCCCGCAGCAGGGAGCCCCGTACGACCCGGTCCCGCCGCAGCGACCGAAGCGCGGCATCAAGCAGTACCTGCGCATCGCCGTCATCGTCTTCGCCGTCATCGCCGCCGGTGTCGGCTGGATAGCGAGCCGTGATGATGCGAACACCGCCAAGGTCGGCGACTGCATGAGCATCAGCAACCCAGAGAGCACCACCGACCCGGGCCTCGAGGTCGTGGACTGCAGCAGCTCCAAGGCCAAGTACAAGGTCGAAGAGAAGAAGAGCGACAACTCCGGCTGCGACCGCACCAAGTACTCCGAGTACACCGAGACCGGCAAGAACGACTTCACCCTTTGCCTGTCGGAGTACTCCGCCAAGTAA
- a CDS encoding CCA tRNA nucleotidyltransferase: MPNANEENPSALSQVQHRAVSELLRVSPVADDLARRFQEAGFSLALVGGSVRDALLGRLGNDLDFTTDARPDDVLKIVRPWADATWEVGIAFGTVGAQKDARVGDVQQSFQIEITTYRSEAYDRTSRKPEVSYGDSIEDDLVRRDFTVNAMAVALPEKEFIDPYGGRDDLSARVLRTPSTPEASFSDDPLRMMRAARFAAQLDFEVAPEVVAAMTDMAGRIEIVSAERVRDELNKLILSAYPRKGLALLVETGLADHVLPELPALRLERDEHHRHKDVYEHTLIVLEQAMALEEEGPDLTLRLAGLLHDIGKPRTRRFEKDGRVSFHHHEVVGAKMTKKRMTALKYPNDLVKDVSRLVELHLRFHGYGTGEWTDSAVRRYVRDAGPLLDRLHKLTRSDCTTRNKRKATALSRAYDGLEECIAQLKEQEELDAIRPDLDGNQIMDILSIGPGPVIGQAYKFLLELRLENGPMEHDAAVAALKEWWASRSDGQAQV, from the coding sequence GTGCCGAACGCCAACGAAGAAAATCCCAGTGCCCTGAGTCAGGTGCAGCACCGCGCGGTGAGTGAACTGCTGCGGGTATCGCCTGTCGCCGACGACCTCGCCCGCCGTTTCCAGGAGGCTGGGTTCTCGCTTGCCCTGGTCGGCGGCTCGGTCCGGGACGCACTCCTTGGCAGGCTCGGTAATGACCTGGACTTCACGACCGACGCCCGCCCCGACGACGTACTGAAGATCGTGCGGCCCTGGGCGGATGCCACGTGGGAGGTCGGGATCGCCTTCGGCACGGTGGGCGCGCAGAAGGACGCTCGCGTGGGCGACGTGCAGCAGTCGTTCCAGATCGAGATCACGACGTACCGCTCCGAGGCGTACGACCGGACCTCGCGCAAGCCCGAAGTGTCCTACGGCGACTCCATCGAGGATGACCTCGTGCGCCGGGACTTCACGGTGAACGCGATGGCCGTGGCGCTGCCGGAGAAGGAGTTCATCGACCCGTACGGCGGCCGGGACGACCTGTCCGCTCGTGTTCTGCGCACCCCGAGCACCCCCGAGGCGTCCTTCTCCGACGATCCACTGCGGATGATGCGGGCCGCGCGGTTCGCCGCGCAGCTCGACTTCGAGGTGGCTCCCGAGGTCGTCGCCGCGATGACGGACATGGCCGGACGCATCGAGATCGTCTCGGCCGAGCGGGTGCGGGACGAGCTGAACAAGCTGATCCTTTCCGCGTACCCGCGCAAGGGCCTGGCGCTGCTCGTCGAAACCGGGCTTGCTGACCATGTGCTGCCGGAGCTTCCCGCCCTGCGGCTGGAGCGTGACGAGCACCACCGGCACAAGGACGTCTACGAGCACACGCTGATCGTCCTGGAGCAGGCGATGGCGCTGGAGGAGGAGGGCCCCGACCTGACCCTGCGGCTCGCCGGGCTGCTGCACGACATCGGTAAGCCGCGGACGCGTCGCTTCGAGAAGGACGGGCGGGTCTCCTTCCACCACCACGAGGTGGTGGGCGCCAAGATGACCAAGAAGCGGATGACCGCGCTCAAGTACCCGAACGATCTCGTGAAAGACGTCTCGCGTCTGGTCGAACTTCATCTGCGCTTCCATGGATACGGAACCGGTGAGTGGACGGACTCCGCGGTGCGCCGCTACGTGCGTGACGCCGGCCCGCTCCTCGACCGGCTCCACAAGCTGACCCGCTCGGACTGCACCACGCGGAACAAGCGGAAGGCGACCGCGCTCTCCCGTGCGTACGACGGTCTGGAGGAGTGCATCGCCCAGCTCAAGGAGCAGGAGGAGCTGGACGCGATCCGCCCGGACCTCGACGGCAACCAGATCATGGACATCCTGAGTATCGGTCCGGGCCCAGTGATCGGCCAGGCGTACAAGTTCCTGTTGGAGCTGCGCTTGGAGAACGGCCCCATGGAGCATGACGCGGCGGTGGCGGCTCTCAAGGAGTGGTGGGCCTCGCGGTCAGACGGTCAGGCGCAGGTCTGA
- a CDS encoding PadR family transcriptional regulator, whose product MSRRSGILEFAVLGLLRESPMHGYELRKRLNTSLGVFRAFSYGTLYPCLKTLVANGWLIEESGSTPDALAAPLTGRRAKIVYRLTAEGKEHFEELLSQTGPDAYEDEHFAARFAFFGQTSRDVRMRVLEGRRSRLEERLEKMRASLARTRERLDDYTLELQRHGMESVEREVRWLNELIESERAGRDVKRSGSEGTSRGTSESSAQRDNTSGETGGLPRHRDSTRPDPSDDTTT is encoded by the coding sequence ATGAGCCGGCGTTCCGGGATCCTTGAGTTCGCCGTACTCGGCCTGCTCCGCGAGTCCCCGATGCACGGCTATGAGCTGCGCAAACGACTCAATACGTCACTGGGTGTGTTCCGTGCCTTCAGCTACGGGACGCTCTACCCCTGCCTCAAGACTCTGGTCGCCAACGGCTGGTTGATCGAGGAATCGGGCTCCACGCCCGACGCCCTCGCAGCTCCACTCACAGGGCGTCGCGCCAAGATCGTCTACCGGTTGACGGCGGAAGGTAAGGAGCACTTCGAGGAGCTGCTCTCGCAGACGGGCCCCGACGCGTACGAGGACGAGCACTTCGCCGCTCGCTTCGCGTTCTTCGGGCAGACGTCGCGCGACGTACGCATGCGCGTACTGGAGGGCCGCCGCAGCCGGCTGGAGGAGCGCCTGGAGAAGATGCGCGCCTCTCTGGCGCGCACCCGGGAGCGCCTCGACGACTACACGCTTGAGCTCCAGCGCCACGGAATGGAGTCCGTGGAGCGCGAAGTGCGCTGGCTGAACGAGCTCATCGAGAGCGAGCGGGCGGGACGGGACGTCAAGCGTTCCGGCTCCGAAGGCACCTCCCGAGGTACTTCCGAAAGCTCCGCTCAGCGGGACAACACATCTGGAGAGACGGGCGGCCTGCCCCGGCACCGGGACAGCACCCGGCCGGATCCGTCCGACGACACCACCACGTGA